CAACACCCGCGTGAACGGCGGCGGGCAGGTGGACACCGACGACCTGCCCGCCGTATCGGGAGAAGCTCAAGTGCCACAAGGTGAAGTGCGTGGCACGAGAAGGAGCGCGCCGGTCGGTCGCCGGGCCGAACCGGTCATGGGCCCTCCTCGCCCTGGGCGATCTCCACCTGGTGGTGAAAGGCGACGACGCCGGTTGTTCCGGCAGCGACAGACAGGACCGTACAGGCCACGAGGAGGAACGCGGTCCAGCGCGTGGGGCGTGAGCGTCCCTCGGAGGATTCGAGGAGTGCGGTGACGCGCTGCGGAACCGGGCCGGTCGTCGCCGCAGGCGCGAAGTCCGGGCGGGCGGACCGCGCGGCGTGGCTGGCCAGAGCGGCGCGGGCGATGGCCGTGGCGATCAGGCGCCGGTCGCCGATGGCGCCGGCAGCGGCCTCGTCGGCGGCCCGCTCGGCAGCGAGCCGAATGGTGTCGCGGACGGGGCGCAACGCGGGGTGACAGTGGGCGGAAAGTTCGGCGGCGGCCAGGAAGTAGTGGTGGCCGGCCCGGTTGTGGGCGCGTTCATGGGCGAAGAGGGCTTCGCGTTCGGCGGATCCCAGGCTGCGCAGCATCGCGGTGGTGACGACGATCCGGTGGGGCCTTCCGGGCAAGGCGTACGCGTCCGGATATGGCGAATCGACGACGCACAGGTCGCCGGCGGCAGGGCGGCGGTCAGCCTGCGTTCGAGCGGTACGGAAGGCACGAGCCTGAAGGAAGGCCGAGCGCACAAGGGTCCATGCGCCGAGGGTGAGCACCCCGGTGGCCGCCGCGGCGGCGGGAAGGACGAGGTAGTCCGAGGGGGTGCTCAGGGGGTGAACGAGTTCGCCGAGAGCGGCGAAAGCGGGGAACTTCAGCAGTCCCGTCAGAACCAGGGCCCCGAGAGCGGCGACGCAGGCCCCCGCCAGCGCCAGGGCCGAGACCGTAAGAACCCGCAGCGCGGTGGCGGGAGCCAGACGGTCGAAGGTTCGGCGGGCCAGCCTCGGCGCGAGGAAGGGCAGGACCAACGGTACGAACAGCAGAGCCGTCATCGCTCGTCACCCTCCAGAAGCCGGCGCAGGAACTCCTCGTCGCCGGGGTTGAGCTGGGCGACGAAACGGGCTAGGACCGTCTCCCGGTCAGCGTCCCGGTCGAGAACGGTGTGCATGCGCCGGGCGGTCAGACCGGGAGCGTCCTGCACGGGAAAGTAGGCGTATCCCCGTCCCTGCCGTTCACGGCTGACGACGCCCTTCTCATGCAGGCGGGTCAATATCGTCGTCACCGTCGTGCGGGCCAGTCCGAAGCCGAGCCCGGTCTGCACCCGCCCCGGCGTGAGCGGGGCACCGGCGGTCAACAGCACAGCCATGACGGCGGCTGCGAGCTCACCGGCCGGCCGCCTCTCGTCGGTCATGGGGACCAACCTCACCTCCGTCAACGTCTGCCGTTCAGCAGACCGTCTACAAAATTGTAGTCGGTACCTGGCGCCGCCCATGGATGGGACGCGTGTCGGGCGATGCGGGCCAACGGATCCGCCCCGCCATCCTCGACGCATCCGGGCACAGCCCGTTGCTGGAGCAAGGAAGGCACACGCAGTCGCCGGTTGCGGCGGATCCACGAGATCTCACCGTCACCATGGCCACCGGTTCAAGGATCGCGACGCACTCGACGTGGTGGGTCATCGAAGAGGTCTGAACGATGACGGCTCACAGACCCGCGCCACGACGGCGCGGGCGGCCTCAGCGCAGGGGGATCGCTCGCTGGACGGCGGGCGGCGCAGCTCTCACGATGACCATCACCCTCCTGGACGTGACGAGTTCGGTGGCGGCGCCGCCCCTACAGGGTGTCACCGTCCTCGGCGACGGCGCCTACATCAACACCGGCCTGGTCGTCCCGCACCGCAAACGCCCCGGCCGGCCCTTGCTGGCGGGCGAGGAAGCCGACAACAAAGAGCATCGCCGGGTCCGCGCGCGAGTCGAGCACGCGATCGGCCGTCTGAAGCAGTACAAGATCCTCCGCGACTGCCGACAGCACGGCGACGGCCTCCACCACGCAGTCCAGGCCGTCGCCCACATGCACAACCTCGCCCTGACCGCGTGATCAGCACAGCCGCAGGTGGGCCCTGACCTGCAATCTCACGGTCTTCTGCAACGCGCTTTAAGTGCTGTCCCGTAACCGCTGGTCGGGTGCCATGATCTTGCCGTGGCTGGTGTGATCACGGCGTCGGAGCCGTCTTGGATAGCCCCCGTTCAGTGGATTGAGCCCACAGCAGTTCGGCAAGTTGGTCACCGCGCTACGCCGCGAAGGGGTGGCCCCGACCTGCAGGGGCAGGCCGTGGAGCCTGCCCCTGCAGGACCGGGTTCTGCTGGTCACCGCGTACTGGCGGACGAACCTGACACTGCGCAGGCTCGCCCCGCTGTTCGGGGTGTCCAAGTCTGCTGCCGCCCGGATCGTCGATCGTCTCGGGCCGCTACTCGCCCTGCGACAACGCAAACGGTTCCGCAAAGAAACCGTGCTGATCGTGGACGGCACCCTGACCCCCACCCGTGATCACACGGTCGCCGAGCAGTCGAAGAACTATTCGGTACTCCACCAACCATCAGGTCGTCATCGACGCCGACACCTGTCTCGTGGTCATCGTCGGCAGGCCAGTTCCCGGCAACCGCAACGACTGCAAGGCTTGGGAACTGTCCGGCGCCAAAGCAACTGTCGGCCGTACCACCGTGATAACCGACGGTGGCTACCGACGCACCGGCCTGATCATCCCGCACCGACGGGAACCAGGTCAGAGCGACCTCCCGGCCTGGAAAGAGGAACACAACTCCTCCCACCGCAAGGTCCGCGCACGGGTCGAGCACACCTTCGCCCGCATGAAGACCTGGAAGATCCTTCGAGACTGCCGTCTCAAAGACGCCGGCATCCACCACACCACGCTCAGAATCGCTCGCCTCCACAACCTCACCCTCGCCGGGTGACCGGCAGGCAACAGCAGGACAGCCAATACGACAGAGACCAGGAAGCAGGCCGGCTATAACTCCTGTCTCAGTCGCGCCCAGGTATGAGTGTCCAGGCTGTCATGGGGGCCAACGCGGGAGAGCTCGGCGCCGTCGCGTCCCAGAGCCACGATCACGGGACGAACTCCGCGGCTGATCTGGGGAGACGTCCAAACAGCGATGAGACTGCGCTGCTCGGGAACCTCGATCCGGCGGACACCAATGAGAACGTGCCTCACATCCCGCCCGAGGCACACTTTGACGCAACCGATCCATGGGGCCGCGATGATGGAGCGCGGAGGGTCAAGACTGCGGGTGAGACTGAGCACGCCCCCTCCGTCGCTAACGTCGAGCACATCGACGTCGACAGGATCGTCTCCGGATCCGCTGCCGCCCCCCGCATACCGCCACTGCTCGCCGAACCACTCCAGAAGCGCGATGTGCTCACGTATCCGCGATGACTTCGGACGCCACAGGATCCAGATCGCCCCGACACCGGCCGTGTCGTCGACATCGGCCGACACCACGGTCAGCAGGCGCCTCGGCATCCACCACGGTTGCGTCTCATCTCCCGCCAGCGCCCGCTTCACCACGCCCCGCAGGAAACTCTCCCACCGGAGCCCCGCCCACAAGGCCTCTCCCCATGCCTGCATGCGCCTGGGATACCCGGCGCGCGAGGGCATCAAGCCCGATGCCGTTGAGGCAACACCTCACAACCTCCGGCCAAAAGATCATTGCGGGAGAGCCCTTAGACATGCCCAACCGCCACCGTCGCCTACGAGCAGGTCCCTTAACTGGTCCAGTTGCCCTTAGTTCCGCCTACGCTGCCGGGCACACTCATATCGTGTCTCCGCAGGGGGTGTGGCATGGCGCGGGTGGTCGGCGTGCACGGTGTGGACGAGCAACTGCTCAGTGAGGAGAGCCTCCTCAGGGACGGGCGGCCGGCGCTCCCTGATGGGCTGCGCCGCTTTCACGAGATCCGCGGCCGACTGCCGGCGCACCTGCCCGGCCTGCAACCGGAACTGAAACTGCACGCGGGGGTGATCCTGCACTGGCGGCACCTGCCCAGCAGGCTGGCCATCGACTGGGCGCCGGTGCCGTTGTGGTTGCGACTGGGCCTGTCGGCACTCGCTGTGGGTACCTTCGCCTCC
This window of the Streptomyces sp. N50 genome carries:
- a CDS encoding M48 family metalloprotease, with protein sequence MTALLFVPLVLPFLAPRLARRTFDRLAPATALRVLTVSALALAGACVAALGALVLTGLLKFPAFAALGELVHPLSTPSDYLVLPAAAAATGVLTLGAWTLVRSAFLQARAFRTARTQADRRPAAGDLCVVDSPYPDAYALPGRPHRIVVTTAMLRSLGSAEREALFAHERAHNRAGHHYFLAAAELSAHCHPALRPVRDTIRLAAERAADEAAAGAIGDRRLIATAIARAALASHAARSARPDFAPAATTGPVPQRVTALLESSEGRSRPTRWTAFLLVACTVLSVAAGTTGVVAFHHQVEIAQGEEGP
- a CDS encoding BlaI/MecI/CopY family transcriptional regulator; translated protein: MTDERRPAGELAAAVMAVLLTAGAPLTPGRVQTGLGFGLARTTVTTILTRLHEKGVVSRERQGRGYAYFPVQDAPGLTARRMHTVLDRDADRETVLARFVAQLNPGDEEFLRRLLEGDER
- a CDS encoding transposase family protein — protein: MTITLLDVTSSVAAPPLQGVTVLGDGAYINTGLVVPHRKRPGRPLLAGEEADNKEHRRVRARVEHAIGRLKQYKILRDCRQHGDGLHHAVQAVAHMHNLALTA